One region of Microcoleus sp. FACHB-68 genomic DNA includes:
- a CDS encoding alkene reductase: MSTNVNLFSPIQVGAYTLPNRLVMAPLTRNRAGDGNVPGPMNVTYYVQRASAGLIITEATQVSPQGQGYAYTPGIHSPEQVAGWRLVTDAVHEHGGRIFLQMWHVGRISHPSLQPDEALPVAPSALKPAGEAMTFSGLQPFVTPRALETDEIPGIIEQYRQGAENALAAGFDGVEIHGANGYLLDQFLRDGTNKRTDKYGGSVENRARLHLEVTEAVVGVWGAERVGIRLSPSSTFNDMSDSNPEETFGYLVEALNRFNLAYLHLIEGNESDIRHGGKVVPTSYFRSIYKGILMTNGGFDQQTADELIAAGGADLISFGKLFIANPDLPERFRLNASLNEPDPSTFYGGAEKGYIDYPALALQAG; encoded by the coding sequence ATGAGTACAAACGTTAATCTATTCTCACCTATTCAAGTTGGCGCATACACACTACCGAACCGGCTCGTGATGGCACCCCTGACGCGCAACCGTGCCGGTGATGGCAATGTGCCAGGGCCAATGAATGTAACCTATTATGTACAAAGAGCATCAGCCGGCCTGATCATTACCGAGGCAACGCAAGTTTCGCCACAGGGACAAGGCTATGCCTATACGCCGGGAATTCACTCACCAGAACAAGTCGCAGGATGGCGGCTGGTAACGGATGCAGTTCACGAACATGGCGGACGGATCTTTTTGCAGATGTGGCACGTTGGGCGTATTTCGCACCCATCGCTGCAACCTGATGAAGCGCTGCCCGTTGCCCCTTCTGCGCTCAAACCAGCCGGTGAGGCAATGACGTTTTCAGGATTGCAGCCGTTTGTCACACCTCGCGCTTTGGAGACAGACGAGATACCGGGAATTATTGAGCAGTATCGCCAAGGCGCTGAAAACGCTCTCGCTGCCGGCTTTGATGGCGTTGAAATTCACGGTGCAAATGGTTATTTGCTCGATCAATTCCTTCGGGATGGTACGAACAAGCGCACAGATAAGTATGGCGGTTCTGTGGAAAATCGCGCCCGTCTTCATTTAGAAGTCACCGAAGCCGTTGTTGGTGTTTGGGGGGCTGAGCGTGTTGGAATTCGACTTTCACCCAGCAGTACGTTCAACGATATGTCTGACTCGAATCCAGAGGAAACCTTTGGCTATTTAGTAGAGGCATTGAATCGTTTTAATTTAGCTTATCTCCACTTAATCGAGGGCAATGAATCCGATATCCGGCATGGAGGAAAGGTTGTCCCCACAAGCTATTTCCGCTCGATTTACAAAGGCATTCTGATGACAAATGGCGGCTTCGATCAACAAACAGCAGATGAACTGATTGCTGCCGGCGGCGCTGACTTGATTTCATTCGGCAAACTCTTCATTGCAAATCCCGACTTACCAGAACGCTTCCGGTTAAACGCATCTTTAAACGAGCCAGATCCGTCAACTTTCTATGGCGGCGCAGAGAAAGGGTATATCGATTATCCGGCACTCGCATTACAAGCCGGTTAA
- the clpB gene encoding ATP-dependent chaperone ClpB has translation MQPTDSTKFTDKAWEAIVKSQEVARRFQNQQLEVEHVVTALLEQPEGLAPRILSRAGVNTEQLLQQLKAFAQRQPKVAKVEQLYLGRGLDILLDKADEARQALQDEYISIEHILLSLADDERVGRRLLKTFNCDRASLETAIKATRGTAKVQDPTPENNYEALEKYGRDLTEQAKGGKLDPVIGRDEEIRRVIQVLSRRMKNNPVLIGEPGVGKTAIAEALAQRIINGDVPESLKNRRLIALDMGSLIAGAKYRGEFEERLRAVLREVMGSDGLIVLFIDELHTVVGAGANSQGSMDAGNLLKPMLARGELRCIGATTLDEYRKYIEKDAALERRFQQVLVDQPTVEDTISILRGLKERYEIHHQVKILDSALVAAATLSARYIADRFLPDKAIDLVDEAAAKLKMEITSKPEELEGVDRRLMQLQMEKLSLEAEQASRAAGEQRSRSAGERLERIEREITNLKAKQQHLNSQWQGEKQILQAINTLKEEEDQLRVKIERAERNYDLNTAAQLKYGRLEVVQRDREAKEAELLKLQSQGSTLLREQVTEADIAEIVAKWTGIPVNRLLESERRKLLQLESQLHQRVIGQQEAVEAVSAAIRRARSGMKDPGRPIGSFLFMGPTGVGKTELARALAQSLFDSEESLVRIDMSEYMEKHAVSRLVGAPPGYVGYEEGGQLSEAIRRHPYSVLLLDEVEKAHPDVFNILLQVLDDGRITDSQGRLVDFRNTVIVMTSNIGSDRIFEALGEKQQAENGRQEKLSIQNPKKSKSKNQDPEEEMRKGVMQSLRGHFRPEFLNRVDDIILFHPLNRAELRQIVGIQIKRIEQLLADQKISFQLMSAAQDYLADAGYDPVYGARPLKRAIQREVENPIATKLLENTFVAGDTIVINCVDRTLTFTHKMPGVDEPVAEPISEPVVELVAKPVVEPVAAEPVSKPVAEPLPKPVGPAFVDDSPASIQLVEVKSEKIE, from the coding sequence ATGCAGCCAACTGATTCGACAAAATTTACCGATAAAGCCTGGGAAGCCATTGTTAAATCCCAAGAAGTTGCCCGTCGCTTCCAGAATCAGCAGCTGGAGGTAGAGCACGTCGTCACCGCACTGCTGGAACAACCCGAAGGACTTGCACCTCGGATTTTGAGTCGCGCCGGCGTCAATACCGAGCAACTGCTGCAACAATTAAAAGCATTTGCTCAGCGGCAACCAAAGGTCGCTAAAGTCGAGCAACTGTACTTGGGACGCGGCTTAGACATCTTATTAGACAAAGCTGACGAGGCTCGTCAAGCTTTGCAGGATGAGTATATCTCGATTGAACATATACTGCTGAGCTTAGCCGATGACGAGCGTGTAGGCCGCAGGCTGCTGAAAACGTTCAATTGCGACCGCGCATCGCTGGAAACGGCGATTAAAGCAACCAGAGGCACCGCTAAGGTACAAGATCCAACCCCAGAAAACAATTACGAAGCCCTGGAAAAATACGGGCGGGACTTGACAGAACAGGCAAAAGGTGGTAAGCTTGACCCCGTTATTGGGCGGGATGAGGAAATTCGCCGCGTTATCCAAGTCCTTTCTCGCCGCATGAAGAATAACCCCGTGCTGATTGGAGAGCCTGGGGTGGGAAAAACGGCCATTGCAGAAGCTTTAGCCCAACGAATTATTAACGGCGATGTACCGGAATCTTTGAAAAACCGGCGGCTGATCGCGCTGGATATGGGCAGCTTGATTGCCGGCGCAAAATACCGGGGGGAATTTGAGGAGCGCCTGCGAGCGGTGCTGCGGGAAGTGATGGGATCTGACGGGCTAATTGTGCTGTTTATTGATGAGTTGCACACCGTTGTCGGCGCTGGCGCAAATAGTCAAGGTTCGATGGATGCCGGCAACCTGCTCAAACCGATGCTGGCACGAGGAGAATTGCGCTGTATTGGAGCAACAACCCTGGATGAATATCGCAAATATATTGAAAAAGATGCTGCCCTAGAGCGCCGGTTTCAACAGGTATTAGTCGATCAACCCACGGTAGAAGATACGATTTCCATCCTGCGGGGACTTAAAGAGCGTTATGAAATTCACCATCAAGTAAAAATCCTCGACTCCGCCCTAGTAGCGGCTGCCACCCTATCTGCACGCTATATTGCTGACCGATTTTTGCCCGATAAAGCAATTGATTTGGTGGATGAGGCGGCGGCGAAGTTGAAGATGGAGATCACCTCGAAACCAGAAGAACTCGAAGGTGTAGATCGCCGGCTCATGCAACTACAGATGGAAAAACTTTCCCTAGAAGCAGAGCAGGCAAGCCGAGCAGCCGGTGAGCAGAGAAGTCGAAGTGCCGGTGAGCGGTTAGAGCGCATCGAACGAGAAATTACCAATTTAAAAGCAAAACAGCAGCACCTGAATTCCCAGTGGCAAGGCGAGAAGCAGATTTTGCAAGCGATCAACACCCTGAAGGAAGAAGAAGATCAGCTCCGGGTGAAAATCGAACGGGCAGAGCGTAATTATGATCTCAATACAGCCGCACAGCTAAAATATGGGCGCTTAGAGGTTGTGCAGCGGGATCGTGAAGCCAAGGAAGCGGAACTGTTGAAACTGCAATCTCAAGGCTCGACGCTGCTGCGGGAACAAGTCACAGAAGCCGATATTGCGGAAATTGTTGCAAAATGGACCGGCATTCCCGTCAACCGGCTGCTAGAGTCGGAACGGCGGAAATTGCTGCAATTAGAATCTCAATTGCACCAGCGGGTGATTGGGCAGCAGGAAGCCGTTGAAGCTGTTTCAGCAGCAATTCGTCGCGCTCGTTCCGGCATGAAAGATCCCGGACGTCCGATTGGTTCCTTCTTGTTTATGGGACCAACGGGGGTGGGTAAAACCGAGCTAGCAAGAGCATTAGCCCAGTCTCTTTTTGATAGCGAAGAATCCCTTGTGCGGATTGATATGTCGGAATACATGGAGAAGCACGCGGTTTCACGCTTGGTGGGTGCGCCTCCGGGATATGTGGGTTATGAAGAAGGGGGTCAACTTTCGGAAGCAATTCGCCGGCATCCTTACTCGGTACTGCTGCTGGATGAGGTGGAGAAGGCTCACCCCGATGTGTTTAATATTTTGTTGCAGGTGTTGGATGATGGGCGAATTACGGATTCTCAAGGCCGGCTCGTAGATTTTCGCAATACAGTGATTGTGATGACGAGTAACATCGGCAGCGATCGCATTTTCGAGGCGCTGGGGGAAAAGCAACAGGCAGAAAACGGGCGTCAGGAAAAGTTGTCTATCCAAAATCCCAAAAAGTCCAAATCTAAAAATCAAGATCCAGAGGAGGAGATGCGTAAAGGCGTAATGCAGTCATTGCGCGGTCATTTTCGCCCAGAATTTTTGAATCGGGTTGATGATATTATCCTGTTCCATCCCCTCAACCGCGCAGAATTGCGTCAAATTGTCGGCATTCAAATTAAACGCATTGAGCAACTATTGGCAGATCAAAAAATTAGCTTCCAATTGATGAGCGCGGCACAAGATTATCTGGCAGATGCCGGCTACGATCCGGTGTATGGTGCGCGTCCTCTGAAGCGGGCAATTCAGCGAGAGGTGGAAAATCCAATTGCGACAAAGCTGTTGGAAAATACCTTTGTTGCCGGCGACACAATTGTGATTAATTGTGTGGATCGAACTTTAACTTTTACTCATAAAATGCCGGGGGTTGATGAGCCAGTTGCTGAGCCGATTTCAGAGCCAGTTGTTGAGCTAGTTGCTAAGCCAGTTGTTGAGCCGGTTGCTGCTGAGCCAGTTTCTAAGCCGGTTGCTGAGCCGCTTCCTAAGCCGGTGGGGCCGGCATTTGTTGATGATTCACCCGCTTCTATTCAATTAGTAGAAGTGAAAAGTGAAAAAATTGAGTAA
- the gloA gene encoding lactoylglutathione lyase — translation MRLLHTMLRVGNLEKSLDFYCNVLGMKLLRQKDYPGGKFTLAFVGYGDESDTAVLELTHNWGVEQYNLGDAYGHIALGVDDIYATCEQIKAGGGKVTRDPGPMKHGSTVIAFIEDPDGYKVELIQLGSQSSAANQEATPQPASLG, via the coding sequence ATGCGATTGCTACACACAATGCTGAGAGTCGGCAACCTAGAAAAATCCCTCGACTTCTACTGCAACGTCTTGGGCATGAAGTTACTGCGCCAAAAAGACTATCCGGGTGGCAAATTTACCCTCGCCTTTGTTGGCTACGGCGATGAGTCTGACACAGCCGTTTTAGAACTGACCCACAACTGGGGTGTTGAGCAGTATAACTTAGGCGACGCTTACGGACACATTGCACTGGGCGTGGATGATATTTACGCCACCTGCGAACAAATCAAAGCCGGCGGCGGCAAAGTCACCCGCGATCCTGGCCCAATGAAGCATGGTTCTACAGTCATTGCCTTCATTGAAGATCCCGATGGTTACAAAGTAGAACTCATCCAGCTAGGTAGCCAAAGCTCAGCCGCCAACCAAGAAGCCACACCACAGCCGGCAAGCTTGGGTTAG
- the trxA gene encoding thioredoxin: MADNSKSIKLTDENFQSEVIDSQELTLVDFWAPWCGPCRLIGPTIETLATRFAGQAKVGKLNVDESEKIASDYEIRSIPTLVFFKNGLVADRMVGIVTEQALAEKMNALIEKN; the protein is encoded by the coding sequence ATGGCAGACAACAGCAAATCTATTAAACTAACAGACGAGAACTTCCAAAGCGAAGTTATAGACAGTCAAGAACTAACTTTAGTCGATTTCTGGGCACCTTGGTGCGGGCCGTGCCGGCTGATTGGCCCAACCATCGAAACATTGGCGACCCGGTTTGCCGGCCAAGCTAAAGTTGGAAAATTGAATGTTGACGAATCTGAGAAGATTGCCAGTGATTATGAAATTCGGTCAATTCCCACACTTGTATTTTTCAAAAATGGCTTAGTTGCTGATCGGATGGTCGGTATAGTAACAGAACAAGCCCTGGCTGAAAAAATGAATGCGTTGATCGAGAAAAACTAG
- a CDS encoding TetR/AcrR family transcriptional regulator: protein MGKETTKTTLLEIGTRIILEKGFNHTGIQEILQTAGVPKGSFYYYFKSKEDFGFQVLENYAQAYRATLDRCLEDQTLTPLSRLRRHFEESCKRFESGQCRNGCLIGNLSQELADQSEIFRCRLEEILTHWRERFAKCLHQAQEAGEISSDLNPHELAEFLLSSWEGAILRAKVTKSTAPLEAFIKIVFESTLKG, encoded by the coding sequence ATGGGCAAAGAAACAACCAAAACAACGCTCCTAGAGATCGGCACACGGATCATTCTAGAAAAAGGCTTTAATCACACCGGCATTCAGGAGATTTTGCAAACAGCCGGCGTGCCGAAAGGCTCGTTCTACTACTACTTCAAAAGCAAAGAAGACTTCGGTTTTCAAGTGCTTGAGAATTACGCGCAAGCTTATCGTGCCACTTTAGATCGCTGTTTGGAAGATCAAACCCTGACGCCACTTTCGCGCCTGCGCCGGCACTTCGAGGAAAGCTGTAAGCGCTTCGAGTCTGGGCAGTGCCGTAACGGTTGCTTAATTGGTAATTTAAGCCAAGAACTTGCCGATCAAAGCGAAATTTTTCGCTGCCGGTTGGAAGAAATTCTCACCCATTGGCGAGAGCGTTTTGCCAAATGTTTGCACCAAGCTCAAGAAGCCGGTGAAATTTCCTCTGATCTTAACCCTCACGAATTAGCAGAATTCCTGTTAAGCAGTTGGGAAGGAGCCATTCTCCGAGCAAAAGTCACCAAAAGTACCGCCCCTTTAGAAGCTTTCATCAAGATTGTGTTTGAATCGACCCTCAAAGGTTGA
- a CDS encoding iron uptake porin, protein MKHADWQLPSLGVVVMLSQMLPAFAESAVPVKKAGLQSIPTVAESISVEINESGPVTEEIPTSEFPNSQMPALIETVDQESMGQVTSVEQLADVQPTDWAYQALESLIERYGISLGYPDATFRGNQSMTRYEFAAALAAVLEKIQPLVASEQELLQEDILTLERLQRDFAQALAQLRNRLDDITARTTELEESRVSATTTMAGEFISTPTFGNNAAATVVSRLRLNLLTDWRETGGFLTTQLEVGSGGGDAISRDQNEGQNLLGSTGSFAGAGGLDYVGVDESVRLRKLYYTFEPLSNVSLTVGAKMSPRDFIDRNRFANNEAVDFNSSFFLNNPLIVQNQIDRPGGAGAAINWKLKGTPFRVNALYIAADAGDPDEADGGFFEDRNQGSIELQYSPNPSLAVRLQYTSAAINDTDINAFGVNGEWAYNSQLAVFGRLGFSSYTGFNTELGRDLDAHPWTWAVGVALRNTPLPGTLAGVAIGQPFVTGSVGDATQTNFEAFYNLLLSDNISVTPALLAVTNADNDSDNGLTWQFALRTVFSF, encoded by the coding sequence GTGAAACACGCTGATTGGCAGCTCCCCTCTCTGGGAGTAGTCGTCATGCTGAGTCAAATGCTGCCGGCATTTGCAGAATCTGCTGTGCCGGTGAAAAAAGCCGGTTTACAATCTATCCCAACTGTTGCTGAGTCTATTTCTGTTGAAATTAACGAAAGCGGGCCGGTAACTGAAGAAATTCCCACCTCTGAATTTCCAAATTCCCAAATGCCGGCTCTCATTGAGACTGTAGATCAGGAATCGATGGGCCAAGTCACTTCTGTAGAGCAGCTAGCTGATGTTCAACCGACAGATTGGGCTTATCAGGCGTTGGAATCCTTGATTGAACGCTACGGCATCAGCTTGGGTTATCCTGACGCGACGTTTCGCGGCAATCAATCGATGACGCGATATGAATTTGCGGCGGCTTTAGCGGCTGTGCTGGAGAAGATTCAACCCTTGGTTGCCTCTGAGCAAGAACTGCTGCAAGAAGACATTTTAACGCTGGAGAGACTGCAAAGAGACTTTGCCCAGGCTTTAGCCCAACTGCGAAACCGCTTGGACGATATTACCGCGCGGACAACAGAGCTTGAGGAAAGCCGGGTTTCCGCTACGACTACGATGGCGGGTGAATTTATCTCAACGCCAACCTTTGGTAACAATGCTGCGGCAACAGTAGTCTCTCGGTTGCGGCTGAATCTGCTCACCGACTGGCGAGAAACCGGCGGTTTTTTAACCACTCAGTTAGAAGTGGGTTCCGGGGGAGGAGATGCCATCAGCCGTGATCAAAATGAGGGGCAAAATTTGCTGGGCAGCACCGGCTCGTTTGCGGGTGCCGGCGGACTTGATTATGTCGGGGTAGATGAATCTGTACGCTTACGCAAGCTTTATTATACTTTTGAGCCTTTGTCAAATGTTTCGTTGACGGTTGGGGCAAAAATGTCGCCCAGAGATTTTATTGATCGCAACCGATTTGCTAATAATGAAGCCGTTGATTTTAATTCCAGCTTTTTTCTGAATAATCCTTTAATTGTCCAGAATCAGATTGACCGGCCTGGGGGTGCCGGTGCGGCAATTAATTGGAAGCTTAAAGGAACCCCTTTTCGTGTGAATGCCCTCTACATTGCCGCAGATGCCGGCGATCCAGATGAGGCAGACGGAGGTTTTTTTGAAGATCGCAACCAAGGCAGCATCGAGCTACAATACTCCCCTAACCCAAGTTTAGCCGTGCGGTTGCAATACACCAGTGCTGCAATTAATGACACAGATATTAATGCTTTTGGCGTTAATGGAGAATGGGCTTACAACTCTCAACTTGCTGTGTTTGGTCGCCTCGGTTTTAGCAGCTACACCGGCTTTAATACCGAACTCGGCAGAGACTTGGACGCCCATCCCTGGACTTGGGCGGTGGGGGTGGCGCTGCGGAATACGCCGCTTCCGGGAACGCTTGCCGGTGTAGCGATCGGCCAGCCATTTGTCACCGGCAGTGTCGGTGATGCAACACAAACTAATTTTGAGGCGTTTTACAATCTCTTGCTGAGTGACAATATTAGTGTGACCCCAGCTTTGCTAGCGGTAACGAATGCTGACAATGACAGCGATAACGGATTAACTTGGCAATTCGCACTTCGCACCGTGTTTTCGTTTTAG
- a CDS encoding PHP domain-containing protein, which translates to MIELHCHTTYSDGTLTPGELVAAAVKAGVVALAITDHDTVSGWDDALAAAQPHGLEIVPGVELSTVHNDRSLHILGFYPNAEKLRGDLHERVEGRKRRAAEMVEKLAELGYPIELPEMGEGMAPGRPHIATALVNAGYVQSSREAFDRWLGDGKPACVEYEKFSIVEGIALLRRSGGVPVWAHPYLFRGGTVEPVLEEMVAAGLMGVEVYHPTHSPSQVDNLKKLCAEHNLLMTGGSDYHGPCDLKGKEAIRLNMLNLPLNLLEPIKQAALDLKG; encoded by the coding sequence ATGATTGAACTGCATTGTCACACAACCTATTCTGACGGCACACTCACACCTGGAGAACTTGTTGCTGCTGCGGTGAAAGCTGGAGTAGTGGCTCTGGCAATTACCGATCACGATACGGTATCCGGTTGGGATGACGCGTTGGCTGCTGCTCAGCCGCATGGTTTAGAAATTGTACCGGGAGTGGAATTAAGCACGGTTCACAATGACCGTTCCCTGCACATTTTGGGCTTTTATCCAAATGCGGAAAAGTTACGCGGCGATCTGCATGAGCGTGTGGAGGGACGGAAACGCCGCGCTGCTGAAATGGTGGAGAAGTTAGCTGAATTAGGCTATCCTATCGAGTTGCCGGAGATGGGAGAGGGAATGGCACCAGGACGCCCTCATATTGCAACAGCACTGGTGAATGCCGGCTACGTGCAATCGAGTCGTGAGGCATTTGATCGTTGGCTGGGTGATGGGAAACCGGCTTGCGTTGAGTATGAAAAGTTTTCCATCGTTGAAGGTATTGCTTTGTTACGCCGCAGCGGCGGGGTGCCGGTGTGGGCGCATCCCTATTTATTCCGAGGCGGTACAGTTGAGCCGGTGTTAGAGGAAATGGTGGCAGCCGGCTTGATGGGAGTTGAAGTTTACCATCCCACCCACTCTCCCTCACAAGTTGATAATTTAAAGAAACTCTGTGCTGAGCATAATTTACTGATGACCGGCGGCAGTGATTATCATGGCCCTTGTGATTTGAAAGGAAAAGAGGCGATCCGTCTGAATATGCTCAATTTGCCGCTTAACTTGCTAGAACCGATTAAACAAGCCGCCCTTGATTTAAAGGGCTAG
- the eno gene encoding phosphopyruvate hydratase yields MEDTAIIKIEAREILDSRGRPTIEAEVYLAGGYAGLAQVPSGASTGTFEAHELRDGDARRYGGKGVMKAVDNVKHKIEASLLELDVLDQVALDYTMIQLDGSPNKSNLGANAILAVSLAAAKAGANALGLPLYRYLGSPLSNVLPVPLMNVINGGAHADNNVDFQEFMIVPVGAPSFREALRWGAEVFEALAKVLKDKGLLTGVGDEGGFAPNLESNQAALELLMAAIEKAGYKPGEQVALAMDVAASEFYKDGQYTYDGAAHSPAEFIDYLGKLVDQYPIVSIEDGLHEEDWENWTLLTQKLGSRIQLIGDDLFVTNRERLQKGIDTDAGNSILIKLNQIGSLTETLETIELATRKGFRSIISHRSGETEDTTIADLAVATRAGQIKTGSLCRSERVAKYNRLLRIEDELGERAVYAALAGLGPSGSK; encoded by the coding sequence ATGGAAGATACCGCGATTATCAAAATTGAGGCCCGCGAAATTCTCGACTCGCGGGGACGCCCCACGATTGAAGCCGAAGTTTACCTGGCCGGCGGCTATGCAGGATTGGCCCAAGTGCCCAGCGGTGCCTCCACCGGCACGTTTGAAGCCCATGAGCTGCGGGATGGAGACGCCCGACGTTATGGCGGCAAAGGTGTCATGAAAGCCGTTGATAATGTGAAGCACAAAATTGAAGCCAGCCTCTTGGAACTCGATGTGCTTGACCAAGTGGCGCTTGACTATACGATGATTCAGCTCGATGGATCTCCCAATAAATCGAACTTGGGAGCCAACGCAATTCTAGCGGTTTCTCTGGCGGCAGCCAAAGCCGGCGCGAATGCTTTGGGATTGCCGCTTTACCGCTATCTGGGCAGTCCCCTGTCGAATGTGCTGCCGGTGCCGCTGATGAATGTGATCAACGGCGGAGCACACGCAGACAATAATGTGGATTTTCAGGAATTCATGATCGTGCCGGTGGGTGCGCCATCTTTCCGGGAAGCCCTACGCTGGGGAGCTGAGGTGTTTGAGGCTTTAGCTAAGGTTTTGAAAGATAAAGGGTTACTCACCGGGGTTGGGGATGAAGGCGGCTTTGCGCCTAATTTAGAGTCCAATCAGGCGGCTTTAGAGTTGCTGATGGCGGCGATTGAAAAGGCCGGCTACAAACCAGGTGAGCAAGTGGCCTTAGCAATGGATGTGGCGGCCAGCGAGTTTTACAAAGATGGCCAGTACACTTACGATGGCGCGGCTCATTCGCCGGCAGAATTTATCGATTATCTCGGTAAATTGGTTGACCAATACCCGATTGTTTCCATTGAGGATGGATTGCACGAAGAAGACTGGGAAAACTGGACGCTTCTGACGCAAAAGTTAGGCAGTCGCATTCAACTCATCGGTGATGACTTGTTTGTTACCAACCGGGAACGGTTACAAAAAGGCATTGATACGGATGCCGGCAACTCGATTTTGATTAAGCTCAATCAAATTGGCTCATTAACGGAAACTCTAGAAACCATCGAACTTGCCACGCGCAAAGGCTTTCGTTCGATCATCAGTCACCGTTCTGGGGAAACTGAAGATACAACCATTGCCGATTTAGCCGTCGCCACTCGTGCCGGCCAAATTAAAACCGGCTCTTTGTGTCGCAGTGAACGGGTTGCCAAATACAACCGCTTGTTGCGAATCGAAGATGAATTAGGCGAACGCGCTGTCTATGCCGCCCTTGCCGGTTTAGGGCCAAGCGGTTCTAAGTAA